The DNA sequence GCAGTGGACACTGCCCGGACTACGCGCGTGGGACTCGTTATGGGACGCACGGTAGCGGGTAGGAGGTTCCGGCAGACACCGGTATGGAGCAGTTGATCCGGCCGAGCGGGCGGTTTGTGTCATCACACGACGCCCGGGAACCCGCTGGGTGGCGGCTTTTGTCGGTGATCGCCGGTACCGTTGTCGTACGAACACGGGAGGAGGGTGCCGACATGCAGCACGGTCATCCCGGCAGCCAGCCCGATGAGGGTGGCGAGCTGAACAAGGGCAACAACTCTGGTGAGCTGACAGCGCAGATCAGGTTCCTGGAGGACGAGATCGCGTTGCTGCGCCGCAAGTTGACGGAATCCCCACGACACGTCCGCCTGCTGGAGCAGCGGTTGGCGGAGGCGACGGAGCGCGTCAGCCAACTGACCGAGCGCAACACGAAGCTCATCGACACCCTTCGAGAAGCGCGGAGCCAGCTGCTCGCGCTGCGCGAGGAAGTGGACCGCCTCGCGCAGCCGCCCAGCGGCTACGGCGTGTTCCTGGCCCGGTTCGACGACGGCACGGTGGACGTGTTCACCTCCGGCCGTCGCATGCGGGTCTCGGTTTCGCCGGCGGTGGAGACGTCGTCGCTGGTCCTGGGCCAGTCGGTGCGCCTGAACGAGGCGTTGACCGTGGTCGAGGGCGGCGACTTCGAGCGCACCGGCGAGGTCTGCACGCTGCGTGAGGTGCTGGCCTCGGAGACCGCCGACAGCTCGATCGGCCGTGCCCTGGTCGTGGGCCACGCCGACGAGGAGCGGGTCGTCTGGCTCGCGCAGCCGCTGATGGACTCGCCGCTGAAGGCGGGCGACTCGCTGCTGGTCGACTCGAAGGCGGGCTTCGCCTACGAGCGCGTGCCGAAGGCCGAGGTCGAGGACCTGGTGCTGGAGGAGGTGCCCGACGTCCGGTACGAGGACATCGGTGGCCTCTACCGGCAGATCGAGCAGATCCGCGACGCCGTGGAGCTGCCGTTCCTGCACGCCGACCTGTTCCGCGAGTACAAGCTGCGCCCGCCCAAGGGCGTGCTGCTGTACGGCCCTCCCGGCTGCGGGAAGACGCTCATCGCGAAAGCGGTGGCGAACTCGCTGGCCAAGCAGGTCCACGCCGCCCGCGGCGAGGACCACCGCGAGGCCAAGAGCTACTTCCTCAACATCAAGGGCCCCGAGCTGCTCAACAAGTTCGTGGGCGAGACCGAGCGGCACATCCGGCTGATCTTCCAGCGGGCCCGCGAGAAGGCCTCCGAGGGCACCCCGGTGATCGTGTTCTTCGACGAGATGGACTCGATCTTCCGCACCCGCGGCAGCGGCGTGTCCTCCGACGTCGAGACCACGATCGTGCCCCAGCTCCTCAGCGAGATCGACGGCGTCGAGGGCCTGGAGAACGTGATCGTGATCGGCGCCTCCAACCGGGAGGACATGATCGACCCGGCGATCCTGCGGCCCGGCCGGCTCGACGTGAAGATCAAGATCGAGCGCCCGGACGCCGAGGGCGCGAAGGACATCTTCAACAAGTACCTGACGCCCGACCTGCCGATCCACGCCGACGACCTGGCCGAGTTCGGCGGCGACCCGGTGGCCTGCATCGACGGCATGGTGCAGCACACGGTCGAGCGGATGTACGAGGAGTCCGAGGAGAACCGCTTCCTGGAGGTCACCTACGCCAACGGTGACAAGGAGGTCCTGTACTTCCGGGACTTCAACTCCGGCGCGATGATCCAGAACATCGTCGACCGCGCGAAGAAGGCGGCCATCAAGAGCCTGCTGGACACCAAGCAGCCGGGCTTGTCGGTGCGCCACCTGCTGGACGCGATCGTGGACGAGTTCGCCGAGAACGAGGACCTGCCCAACACGACCAACCCGGACGACTGGGCCAGGATCTCGGGCAAGAAGGGCGAGCGGATCGTCTACATCCGCACGCTGGTGACCGGCAAGAACCAGGAGTCGGGTCGGGCGATCGACACGGCCACCAACACCGGTCAGTACCTGTAACACCGCACTGCCTGCGACAACCCGCCTGGAGGACCCGCCCGGACGACGCGCCGGGCGGGTCTTCCGCGTTCCGGGATGTCCGGTGTTCCGGGGTCAGGCCGCGTTCCGGGGTCACGCGCGGGCGGTGACCAGGCCGGATTCGTAGGCGGCGATCACGAGCTGGGCCCGGTCGCGGGCCTGGAGCTTGTGCAGCAGGCGGCCGATGTGGGTCTTCACCGTGCCGGTGGACAGGTGCAGCTCGTGCATGATCTCGGCGTTGGAGAACCCCCGGGCGATCAGCACCAGCACCTCCCGCTCACGCTCGGTGACGCCTTCCAGTCGGATCGGGCGAGGTGGGGGTGTGCGGGTGAACTCCGCCACCAGGCGGCGGGTCACCGAGGGTGACAGCAGGGCGTCGCCGGCGGCCACCACGCGGATCGCGGCCAGCAGGTCGGCCGGGGGAGTGTCCTTGAGCAGGAACCCGCTCGCGCCGGCCCGCAGCGCCGAGTAGACGTACTCGTCCAGGTCGAACGTGGTGAGGATGAGCACCCGGGCGGCGCTGAACGCGCCGATCTCGCGGGTGGCCGCGATCCCGTCCACGTTGGGCATCCGGACGTCCATCAGCACCACGTCCGGGGACGTCGAGCGCACCACGGACACCGCCTCGGCGCCGTCACCTGCCTCGCCGACCACCCGCAGGTCGGGGGCGGAGTCCACGAGCACCCGGAAGCTGCCGCGCAGCAGCGCCTGGTCGTCCACGATCACCACGTCGGTCACGACAGCGGCACCTCGGCGCGCACCGCGAACCCGCCGCCGGCCGGCGGGCCGGCCCAGAACGTGCCGCCGTAGACCGCCACCCGCTCCCTCATCCCGATCAACCCGTGCCCTCCGCCGCCACCGGCCAACACCCGTTCCCCTGGTCCGTCGTCGACCACGTGGATCCGCACCGCATCGTCCCCGACGTCGATCGACACCTCGCAGCGGGCCGGGGCCGCGTGCTTGACCACGTTCGTCACCGACTCCTGCACGAGGCGGTACACGGTGAGCCCCAGCGCGTCGGGCAGCGACCCGGTCACCGAAAGTGACACCTCCACACCGGCGAGCGACGCCCGCGTCACCAATTCGGGCAGGTCGTCCATGCCGGGCATGGGCGCGAGCTCGGCCCGTGAGTCCTCCGAGCGCAGCACGCCCAGCAGCCGCCGCATCTCGACCAGGGTGCCCCGGGACGCCTGCTCGATGACCTCCAGCGCCTCCTTGGCCTGCTCGGGCCGCGCCGACGCGACGTGCGCGGCGACACCCGCCTTGACCGTGATCAGGCTGAGGCTGTGCGCGACCACGTCGTGCAGCTCGCGGGCGATCCGCAGGCGCTCCTCGGCGACGGCCTTGGCCGACGCCTCGGCGGCCTGGCGGTCCTGGTAGGAGCGGCGGATCCGGGTGGTGCGGCCCAACGCCCACGCGGCGCACACGACCACCGTGAGGAAGACCGACAGCCCGAAGGACTCCGGCCACGGCTCGCTGACCAGCACCGCCACCCACGCCGTGCCCAGGGCGGTGGCCAGCGAGCCCACGGCCACCCGCTGCGAGCAGGTCGTGGCCACCATGTACATCGCGAACGCCGTCGCGCTGTAGGGCTCCAGCGTGATGTGGGTGAGCGTGGCGACGTTCTGCGCCGCCAGCACGATGCCCAGGGTGAGGACGGGCCGCTTGCGGCGCAGCGCCAGCGGCGCGCCCACGAGGAGCGCCACCGGGTAGCCCAGCCACGGCGGCACGTCACTCATCCGGGCGAAGTCGAGGTACACCATGATCAGGATCACGGCGATGGCCGTGTCCAGCGCGTACAGGTAGGCGGTCGGCAGCATCCGGAGGACTCGCGACGTCACGACCGGCACGGTAACCGGCGTGGCGGCGCGTGACGTCGGACCACGGTCCGACCCGGAATCGCAGACCCCGGTCCGATCCGCCCCGCGCCCCGCGCCGGCAGGCTCCTCCCCATGATCGAAGTGAGGGAACTGACCAAGCGCTACCGCGCCACGAGGGCCGTGGACGGGCTCTCGTTCGAGGTGAAGCCGGGCTACGTGGCGGGCTTCCTGGGGCCCAACGGCGCGGGCAAGTCCACCACCATGCGGGCGATCCTCGGCCTGGACCGCCCGACGAGCGGCGAGGCGCTGGTCAACGGCCGCCGTTACGCCGGGATCCGCAGACCGATGCACGAGGTCGGCGCGCTGCTCGACGCGGGCGCGGTGCACGGCGGCCGGTCGGCTTACGACCACCTGCGCGTGCTGGCCCGCAGCAACGGCATCAAGGACAGCCGCGTCGTCACGACCCTGGAGCAGGTCGGCCTGGCCGGGGTGGCGAAGAGACGCGTGGGCTCGCTGTCGCTGGGCATGAAGCAGCGCCTGGGGGTGGCGGCGGCCCTGCTCGGCGACCCGGGCGTGCTGCTGTTCGACGAGCCGGTGAACGGGCTGGACCCGGAGGGCATCCGCTGGATCCGGCACCTGATGCGCGGCCTGGCCCGCGAGGGCCGCACCGTGCTCGTGTCCAGCCACCTGATGAGCGAGATGGCCCTGACCGCCGACCGGGTGATCGTGATCGGCCGGGGCAGGCTGATCCTGGAGGCCTCGATGGAGGACCTGCAGGAGAAGTTCAAGCGGGACGTGCTCGTGCGCACCCCCACTCCGGACACCCTGCTCCCCCTCCTGTCCACCGCCGGCGCCACCACCCGCACCGAAGCGGGAGCCCTGCTGGTCCAAGGCCTGGCCGCCCCGGAAATCGCCACCCTGGCCTCCCGCAACCGCATCCCGATCCACGAACTGACCCCGCGCAGCGCATCCCTGGAAGACGCCTACCTGGAACTGACCGAGGACAGCGTCGAGTACCGCACCAAAGAACCCACCGGATGACCGCCCTCCCACCCCCTTGTCTCCTCACTCCGACCCCGCCCAATCCCCGCCCGGCCTCGACCTCGGCCCGGCCTCGACCCTCGACCCCCTCGCCGCCGGCCGCCGGACCCCCGACCCGACCCCGCCCAACGCCTGCTCCCATCGCCTGAAGCCGGCCTCGTCTGACGCCGACCGTCGCCCGACCGACACCAACCCCCCGACCGACACCCGACACCCGCCCGGCCCTCGCCCGACGCCCAACCCTCACCCGACCCTGCCCCCTGGCCCGACACCCGCCCCTCAACCGACCACCACCCAGCCGGACACCTCACGGGCCCTTCGCGTGGTCATCCGACACGTCACCAACCGACCCGAGGCTCCTACCCGGCGTCGGCCGGGATGATCACTCGACGACCGACCCAGGGCGCGCGTACCCCAGCGGAACGCCTCGCCCTGCCGCACCCCAGCCACCACCACCGTGCCGGACCTGGCTCCGGACGCCGGACGTCTCGGCCATGACCTCGTGCAACGGGTCTCCGGGGCGTCCAACCGGGCCGGCCGACCGGGTATGCGCCTGCCGATGCGGACCCCTCGACGGCGGTCGCATCACGGCCGCCCGCGCCGCCGGCGACCGGCGGGAACCCCGACCGACCTGAGGGCAGCCGCCCGAGCGGGCAGGCCGGATCGGCCACCGCTGACCCGAGCCCCGAGCGCGGAGGTGCGCTCACCACCGAGACCACCCACAGCCAGGCAGAAGCCCCGGTCCTCATGATCGCGGGCCATGAGCGGGCGGCGGGTGCCTGACGCCCTGCTCGACCGCACCGCGCGCAGCGCGGACCCATCACCCCGAGGAGACGTACCGATGACCGAAGTCCTGAACTCGGAGTGGCTGAAGCTCCGCTCCGTCCGCTCGACCACCTACGTCCTGCTGGCCATCACGGCGTGCCTGCTCGGCGGCGCGCTCGTGTCCTACCTGATGACGGCCGACTGGGACACCTCGCCGCCGGAACTGCAGCAGCAGTTCGGGTCGGCGGACCCGAGCGCGATGGTGGTGCCGTTCACCC is a window from the Saccharothrix saharensis genome containing:
- the arc gene encoding proteasome ATPase, with protein sequence MQHGHPGSQPDEGGELNKGNNSGELTAQIRFLEDEIALLRRKLTESPRHVRLLEQRLAEATERVSQLTERNTKLIDTLREARSQLLALREEVDRLAQPPSGYGVFLARFDDGTVDVFTSGRRMRVSVSPAVETSSLVLGQSVRLNEALTVVEGGDFERTGEVCTLREVLASETADSSIGRALVVGHADEERVVWLAQPLMDSPLKAGDSLLVDSKAGFAYERVPKAEVEDLVLEEVPDVRYEDIGGLYRQIEQIRDAVELPFLHADLFREYKLRPPKGVLLYGPPGCGKTLIAKAVANSLAKQVHAARGEDHREAKSYFLNIKGPELLNKFVGETERHIRLIFQRAREKASEGTPVIVFFDEMDSIFRTRGSGVSSDVETTIVPQLLSEIDGVEGLENVIVIGASNREDMIDPAILRPGRLDVKIKIERPDAEGAKDIFNKYLTPDLPIHADDLAEFGGDPVACIDGMVQHTVERMYEESEENRFLEVTYANGDKEVLYFRDFNSGAMIQNIVDRAKKAAIKSLLDTKQPGLSVRHLLDAIVDEFAENEDLPNTTNPDDWARISGKKGERIVYIRTLVTGKNQESGRAIDTATNTGQYL
- a CDS encoding response regulator; protein product: MTDVVIVDDQALLRGSFRVLVDSAPDLRVVGEAGDGAEAVSVVRSTSPDVVLMDVRMPNVDGIAATREIGAFSAARVLILTTFDLDEYVYSALRAGASGFLLKDTPPADLLAAIRVVAAGDALLSPSVTRRLVAEFTRTPPPRPIRLEGVTEREREVLVLIARGFSNAEIMHELHLSTGTVKTHIGRLLHKLQARDRAQLVIAAYESGLVTARA
- a CDS encoding sensor histidine kinase, translating into MTSRVLRMLPTAYLYALDTAIAVILIMVYLDFARMSDVPPWLGYPVALLVGAPLALRRKRPVLTLGIVLAAQNVATLTHITLEPYSATAFAMYMVATTCSQRVAVGSLATALGTAWVAVLVSEPWPESFGLSVFLTVVVCAAWALGRTTRIRRSYQDRQAAEASAKAVAEERLRIARELHDVVAHSLSLITVKAGVAAHVASARPEQAKEALEVIEQASRGTLVEMRRLLGVLRSEDSRAELAPMPGMDDLPELVTRASLAGVEVSLSVTGSLPDALGLTVYRLVQESVTNVVKHAAPARCEVSIDVGDDAVRIHVVDDGPGERVLAGGGGGHGLIGMRERVAVYGGTFWAGPPAGGGFAVRAEVPLS
- a CDS encoding ABC transporter ATP-binding protein, with translation MIEVRELTKRYRATRAVDGLSFEVKPGYVAGFLGPNGAGKSTTMRAILGLDRPTSGEALVNGRRYAGIRRPMHEVGALLDAGAVHGGRSAYDHLRVLARSNGIKDSRVVTTLEQVGLAGVAKRRVGSLSLGMKQRLGVAAALLGDPGVLLFDEPVNGLDPEGIRWIRHLMRGLAREGRTVLVSSHLMSEMALTADRVIVIGRGRLILEASMEDLQEKFKRDVLVRTPTPDTLLPLLSTAGATTRTEAGALLVQGLAAPEIATLASRNRIPIHELTPRSASLEDAYLELTEDSVEYRTKEPTG